A region of Anguilla anguilla isolate fAngAng1 chromosome 18, fAngAng1.pri, whole genome shotgun sequence DNA encodes the following proteins:
- the snx5 gene encoding sorting nexin-5 yields the protein MASTPEENEKEKARSVSVDLNSDASLLIDIPDALCERDKVKFTVHTKTTLGTFQKPDFSVPRQHEDFIWLHDTLVETEDYAGLIIPPAPPKPDFESPREKMHKLGEGEASMTKEEYTKMKQELEAEYLAVFKKTVQVHEIFLQRLSSHPILSTDRNFQIFLEYDQDLTVRRKNAKEMFGGFFKNMVKTADEVIISGIKEVDEFFDQEKTFLLDYFSKIKDSTAKAEKMTRCHKNVADDYIHVSATLNSLSADDNTALKQHLEKLADLFEKLRKVEGRVASDQELKLTELLRYYMRDIQAAKDLLYRRARALVDYENANKALDKARLKSKDVAQAEEHQQQCLQKFNKLSESGKKELTSFKGRRVVAFRKNLIELAELEIKHAKNNVSLLQGCIELLKSN from the exons ATGGCATCTACACCTGAAGAAAACGAGAAAGAAAAG GCTCGCTCCGTGTCTGTAGACCTGAACAGCGATGCCTCTCTGCTCATCGATATTCCCGATGCCCTTTGCGAACGTGACAAGGTCAAGTTCACCGTCCACACCAAG ACAACGCTGGGAACCTTCCAGAAGCCAGACTTCTCCGTGCCTCGGCAGCACGAGGACTTCATCTGGCTGCACGACACACTGGTGGAGACGGAGGACTACGCAGGCCTCATC ATCCCGCCGGCTCCCCCCAAGCCCGACTTCGAGAGCCCGCGGGAGAAGATGCACAAGCTGGGGGAGGGCGAGGCCTCCATGACCAAGGAGGAGTACACCAAGATGAAGCAGGAGCTGGAAGC TGAGTACCTGGCGGTGTTTAAGAAGACTGTCCAGGTCCACGAAATCTTCCTCCAGCGCCTGTCCTCGCACCCCATCCTCAGCACGGACCGCAACTTCCAGATCTTTCTGGAGTACGATCAGGAC CTGACCGTGCGGAGAAAGAACGCCAAAGAGATGTTCGGCGGCTTCTTCAAGAACATGGTGAAGACCGCGGATGAGGTCATCATCTCAGGGATAAAG GAAGTTGATGAGTTCTTTGACCAGGAGAAGACCTTCCTGCTCGATTACTTCAGCAAAATCAAGGACTCAACAGCCAAAGCTGAGAAAATGACCCGCTGTCATAAAA ATGTGGCTGACGATTACATTCACGTCTCTGCTACGCTGAACAGCCTTTCTGCTGATGACAACACAGCGCTGAAACA GCATCTGGAAAAGCTGGCCGACCTCTTTGAGAAACTCAGG AAAGTGGAGGGCCGAGTGGCCTCAGATCAGGAGCTGAAGCTGACAGAGCTGCTGAGATACTACATGAGGGACATCCAGGCTGCCAAG GACCTCTTATACAGGCGCGCACGTGCTCTGGTCGACTACGAGAACGCCAACAAGGCCTTGGACAAGGCCCGGCTGAAGAGCAAAGACGTGGCCCAGGCTGAGGAGCACCAGCAGCAATGCCTGCAGAAGTTCAACAAGCTCTCCGAGTCTGGCAAGAAAG AGCTCACCAGTTTCAAGGGAAGGAGAGTGGTGGCTTTCCGGAAGAATCTAATCGAGTTGGCCGAACTGGAGATCAAACATGCCAAG AACAACGTCTCCCTCCTTCAGGGCTGCATTGAGCTGCTGAAGAGCAACTAA
- the mgme1 gene encoding mitochondrial genome maintenance exonuclease 1 — MKFCQLVYRVKCVDPARLVTGRFSLVATGSVSCISTSCLSNARKKTSQYSSVDTEKYSSLVKSVVSLRISSQTPASLEEEDGHIYGPVVKSKPATKRSPKTPFPLVNSRTISDRIDLMSEAERGPPIRIALQRGAGRSTTPSVTRILQQTMPPDQAFYLERWKKRMIAELGEEGFKEYTLNIFRQGKQFHTALETILMAGEVPAEDAEASEAVEGYLESIQHVLQDISDVRAIESAVQHQSLGYLGLVDCVAQFRGKLCVIDWKTSEKPKPFLHSTYDNPLQVAAYIGALNNDDNYKYQVERGLIVVAYKDGTPAHPHAMTSDLCQDYWTKWLLRLEEFVEKKSTASEL, encoded by the exons ATGAAGTTCTGTCAGCTGGTTTACAGAGTCAAGTGTGTGGACCCTGCGCGGCTGGTCACTGGGCGGTTTTCTCTCGTGGCCACTGGTTCTGTTTCTTGCATTTCCACGTCTTGTCTCAGCAATGCCCGTAAAAAGACTAGCCAGTACAGTTCGGTGGACACAGAAAAGTACTCCTCACTCGTAAAATCCGTAGTTTCCTTAAGAATAAGCTCCCAGACCCCAGCCAGCCTCGAAGAGGAGGATGGGCACATTTATGGTCCTGTTGTCAAATCAAAACCCGCCACAAAACGTTCTCCGAAGACCCCCTTCCCGCTGGTGAACAGCAGAACGATTTCAGACCGGATTGACCTGATGTCGGAAGCGGAGCGGGGACCCCCAATTCGTATCGCGCTGCAGAGGGGCGCGGGCAGATCCACCACCCCGAGCGTGACGCGTATTCTGCAGCAAACCATGCCGCCCGACCAGGCGTTTTATTTGGAGAGGTGGAAGAAGAGAATGATTGCCGAACTAGGAGAAGAAGGGTTCAAGGAGTACACTTTGA ACATTTTCCGGCAGGGAAAACAGTTCCACACAGCCTTGGAGACCATTCTCATGGCAGGGGAAGTTCCAGCAGAGGATGCAGAGGCCTCGGAAGCTGTGGAAGGATACTTGGAAAGCATTCAGCATGTGCTGCAGGACATCAGCGACGTTCGGGCCATTGAGAGTGCAGTTCAGCATCAGTCGTTAGGCTACCTGGGCTTGGTAGACTGTGTGGCCCAATTCAG GGGTAAACTTTGTGTGATTGACTGGAAGACGTCAGAGAAACCCAAGCCCTTTCTTCACAGCACATACGACAACCCCCTGCAAGTTGCCGCCTATATTGGGGCCTTAAACAATGATGACAATTACAAGTACCAG GTGGAGAGAGGCTTGATTGTCGTGGCCTACAAAGACGGCACGCCTGCTCACCCCCACgccatgacctctgacctctgtcaAGATTACtggacaaaatggctgctccgGCTGGAGGAGTTTGTGGAAAAGAAGTCCACTGCCTCAGAGCTGTAA
- the si:dkey-76k16.6 gene encoding glycine N-acyltransferase-like protein 3 isoform X2 encodes MGNIRLFKVYGCVFLINRRQSDPVDVLVDNWPDFTTILCLPQNKEEGDLFKTICMFTKDEPTLRKILGQTDVLPWQEFFCLGLDLCHEDTVMCIAGDRRVSAEKDAVARQMRLEDLSRLPEWDSNLTLKLSCLDESHVDLVNRTWKFSQGALSARMIRDMICHFPSCCLLDEEGKAVAWILTYANCALGLLYTAPEHRGRGYATVLISTMATRLHAQGYPVYCFIEEENQLSYRLFKKLGFTEDPSYRAAWFTFSKVQK; translated from the exons atggggaatatcagacttttcAAG GTGTATGGTTGCGTCTTCCTAATCAACAGAAGACAGTCTGACCCAGTCGATGTTTTAGTGGACAATTGGCCAGACTTCACTACAATTCTCTGCCTACCACAGAATAAAGAG GAAGGGGACCTCTTCAAAACCATCTGCATGTTTACTAAAGATGAGCCAACCTTGCGGAAAATCCTGGGACAGACTGACGTTTTACCCTGGCAGGAGTTTTTTTGCCTAG GTCTTGACCTGTGTCATGAGGACACGGTGATGTGCATTGCAGGGGACAGACGGGTATCGGCTGAGAAAGACGCTGTGGCCCGTCAGATGAGACTCGAAGACCTCAGTCGTCTCCCCGAGTGGGACAG CAATCTGACATTAAAGCTGTCCTGTCTGGACGAGTCCCACGTCGACTTGGTGAACAGAACCTGGAAGTTCAGCCAGGGGGCGCTCTCTGCCAGAATGATCCGGGACATGATCTGTCACTTCCCCTCATGCTGTTTGCTGGACGAGGAGGGGAAAGCGGTAGCGTGGATTTTGACTTATGCTAACTGTGCCCTGGGGCTACTGTACACAGCCCCAGAGCACAGGGGAAGGGGCTATGCCACAGTCCTGATAAGTACCATGGCAACAAGGCTGCATGCCCAGGGTTACCCTGTGTACTGCTTCATCGAGGAGGAGAACCAGCTGTCCTACAGGCTCTTTAAAAAACTGGGCTTTACTGAAGACCCCTCCTACAGGGCCGCCTGGTTTacgttcagtaaggtacaaaaGTAA
- the si:dkey-76k16.6 gene encoding glycine N-acyltransferase-like protein 3 isoform X1 — protein MRVLTGDQLHTVETLLKVFLPQSQQVYGCVFLINRRQSDPVDVLVDNWPDFTTILCLPQNKEEGDLFKTICMFTKDEPTLRKILGQTDVLPWQEFFCLGLDLCHEDTVMCIAGDRRVSAEKDAVARQMRLEDLSRLPEWDSNLTLKLSCLDESHVDLVNRTWKFSQGALSARMIRDMICHFPSCCLLDEEGKAVAWILTYANCALGLLYTAPEHRGRGYATVLISTMATRLHAQGYPVYCFIEEENQLSYRLFKKLGFTEDPSYRAAWFTFSKVQK, from the exons ATGAGGGTTCTCACTGGAGACCAGCTTCATACGGTTGAGACCTTGCTGAAGGTTTTTTTACCACAATCGCAGCAG GTGTATGGTTGCGTCTTCCTAATCAACAGAAGACAGTCTGACCCAGTCGATGTTTTAGTGGACAATTGGCCAGACTTCACTACAATTCTCTGCCTACCACAGAATAAAGAG GAAGGGGACCTCTTCAAAACCATCTGCATGTTTACTAAAGATGAGCCAACCTTGCGGAAAATCCTGGGACAGACTGACGTTTTACCCTGGCAGGAGTTTTTTTGCCTAG GTCTTGACCTGTGTCATGAGGACACGGTGATGTGCATTGCAGGGGACAGACGGGTATCGGCTGAGAAAGACGCTGTGGCCCGTCAGATGAGACTCGAAGACCTCAGTCGTCTCCCCGAGTGGGACAG CAATCTGACATTAAAGCTGTCCTGTCTGGACGAGTCCCACGTCGACTTGGTGAACAGAACCTGGAAGTTCAGCCAGGGGGCGCTCTCTGCCAGAATGATCCGGGACATGATCTGTCACTTCCCCTCATGCTGTTTGCTGGACGAGGAGGGGAAAGCGGTAGCGTGGATTTTGACTTATGCTAACTGTGCCCTGGGGCTACTGTACACAGCCCCAGAGCACAGGGGAAGGGGCTATGCCACAGTCCTGATAAGTACCATGGCAACAAGGCTGCATGCCCAGGGTTACCCTGTGTACTGCTTCATCGAGGAGGAGAACCAGCTGTCCTACAGGCTCTTTAAAAAACTGGGCTTTACTGAAGACCCCTCCTACAGGGCCGCCTGGTTTacgttcagtaaggtacaaaaGTAA
- the LOC118218383 gene encoding glycine N-acyltransferase-like protein 3 isoform X1 has translation MTDVNPFGKKRELHSHGGRREHCIGERMTKKVVRHIQIRIRLKKMKILNKAELQQAEKVLQSHLPKSSKVYGYLFGMNRNKPHTLEVIVDSWPDFKTIICRPHPKNAHILLYKNQLSFFSTDEKILKKMLTEDKDLDWNKYFRIGGFDIRHATMLKDVTATEGATFRQLTLVHLLALQDPNLLPQLTVNSDMEARISSLNESHVSLVNKTWKFGGDEKGFQLIKYLISHFPTCCITDEEGCPVSWVLLYDYCAMGLLYTAPDYRGRGYAKILISTMATRLHAQGYPVYCFIEEENQLSYRLFKKLGFTEDPSYRAAWYEFNY, from the exons ATGACGGATGTCAAcccctttggaaaaaaaagggaactcCATTCACATGGTGGAAGAagag AACACTGCATCGGTGAACGGATGACAAAAAAAGTAGTTCGGCATATCCAAATTAGAATAAG GcttaaaaagatgaaaattttaaataaggCCGAATTACAGCAAGCGGAAAAGGTTCTGCAGTCACACTTACCAAAAAGCTCCAAG GTGTATGGATATCTGTTCGGTATGAATAGAAACAAACCACATACATTGGAGGTTATTGTAGACTCCTGGCctgattttaaaacaattatttgtcgACCACACCCAAAG AATGCACATATTCTGCTTTACAAAAATCAACTGAGTTTCTTCAGCACTGATGAGAAGATTCTTAAGAAAATGTTGACAGAAGACAAGGACTTAGACTGGAATAAATACTTCAGAATTGGAG GGTTTGACATTCGTCATGCCACCATGTTGAAGGATGTCACCGCCACAGAAGGCGCTACATTCAGACAGTTAACTCTAGTTCATCTCCTTGCGTTACAAGACCCAAATCTCCTTCCTCAACTGACAGTGAACAG TGATATGGAGGCCAGGATCTCCTCTCTGAATGAATCCCATGTCAGTTTGGTGAATAAAACCTGGAAATTTGGAGGTGATGAAAAAGGTTTCCAACTAATTAAATATCTCATAAGCCACTTCCCCACCTGTTGCATCACTGATGAAGAAGGCTGTCCAGTTTCTTGGGTGCTTCTATATGATTACTGTGCCATGGGGCTACTGTACACAGCCCCAGActacagggggaggggctatgcCAAGATCCTGATAAGCACCATGGCAACAAGGCTCCATGCCCAAGGTTACCCTGTGTACTGCTTCATTGAGGAGGAGAACCAGCTGTCCTACAGGCTCTTTAAAAAACTGGGCTTTACTGAAGACCCCTCCTACAGGGCTGCCTGGTATGAGTTCAACTACTAA
- the LOC118218383 gene encoding glycine N-acyltransferase-like protein 3 isoform X2: MTKKVVRHIQIRIRLKKMKILNKAELQQAEKVLQSHLPKSSKVYGYLFGMNRNKPHTLEVIVDSWPDFKTIICRPHPKNAHILLYKNQLSFFSTDEKILKKMLTEDKDLDWNKYFRIGGFDIRHATMLKDVTATEGATFRQLTLVHLLALQDPNLLPQLTVNSDMEARISSLNESHVSLVNKTWKFGGDEKGFQLIKYLISHFPTCCITDEEGCPVSWVLLYDYCAMGLLYTAPDYRGRGYAKILISTMATRLHAQGYPVYCFIEEENQLSYRLFKKLGFTEDPSYRAAWYEFNY; encoded by the exons ATGACAAAAAAAGTAGTTCGGCATATCCAAATTAGAATAAG GcttaaaaagatgaaaattttaaataaggCCGAATTACAGCAAGCGGAAAAGGTTCTGCAGTCACACTTACCAAAAAGCTCCAAG GTGTATGGATATCTGTTCGGTATGAATAGAAACAAACCACATACATTGGAGGTTATTGTAGACTCCTGGCctgattttaaaacaattatttgtcgACCACACCCAAAG AATGCACATATTCTGCTTTACAAAAATCAACTGAGTTTCTTCAGCACTGATGAGAAGATTCTTAAGAAAATGTTGACAGAAGACAAGGACTTAGACTGGAATAAATACTTCAGAATTGGAG GGTTTGACATTCGTCATGCCACCATGTTGAAGGATGTCACCGCCACAGAAGGCGCTACATTCAGACAGTTAACTCTAGTTCATCTCCTTGCGTTACAAGACCCAAATCTCCTTCCTCAACTGACAGTGAACAG TGATATGGAGGCCAGGATCTCCTCTCTGAATGAATCCCATGTCAGTTTGGTGAATAAAACCTGGAAATTTGGAGGTGATGAAAAAGGTTTCCAACTAATTAAATATCTCATAAGCCACTTCCCCACCTGTTGCATCACTGATGAAGAAGGCTGTCCAGTTTCTTGGGTGCTTCTATATGATTACTGTGCCATGGGGCTACTGTACACAGCCCCAGActacagggggaggggctatgcCAAGATCCTGATAAGCACCATGGCAACAAGGCTCCATGCCCAAGGTTACCCTGTGTACTGCTTCATTGAGGAGGAGAACCAGCTGTCCTACAGGCTCTTTAAAAAACTGGGCTTTACTGAAGACCCCTCCTACAGGGCTGCCTGGTATGAGTTCAACTACTAA
- the LOC118218384 gene encoding glycine N-acyltransferase-like protein 3 isoform X1, with the protein MTDVNPFGKKKGTPFTWWKKRLKKMKILNKAELQQAGKVLQSHLPKSSKVYGYLFGMNRNKPHTLEVIVDSWPDFKTIICRPDPKNAHTLLYKNRLNFFSTDEKILKKMLTEDKVLDWNKYFRIGGFDIRHATMLKDVAATKGATFRQLILVHLLVLQDPNLLPQLTVNSDMEARISSLNESHVSLVNKTWKFGGDEKGFQLIKYLISHFPTCCITDEEGCPVSWVLLYDYCAMGLLYTAPDYRGRGYTKILISTMATRLHAQGYPVYCFIEEENQLSYRLSKKLGFTEDPSYRAAWYEFNY; encoded by the exons ATGACGGATGTCAAcccctttggaaaaaaaaagggaactcCATTCACATGGTGGAAGAagag GcttaaaaagatgaaaattttaaataaggCCGAATTACAGCAAGCGGGAAAGGTTCTGCAGTCACACTTACCAAAAAGCTCCAAG GTGTATGGATATCTGTTCGGTATGAATAGAAACAAACCACATACATTGGAGGTTATTGTAGACTCCTGGCctgattttaaaacaattatttgtcgACCAGACCCAAAG AATGCACATACTCTGCTTTACAAAAATCGACTGAATTTCTTCAGCACTGATGAGAAGATTCTTAAGAAAATGTTGACAGAAGACAAGGTCTTAGACTGGAATAAATACTTCAGAATTGGAG GGTTTGACATTCGTCATGCCACCATGTTGAAGGATGTCGCCGCCACAAAAGGCGCTACATTCAGACAGTTAATTCTAGTTCATCTCCTTGTGTTACAAGACCCAAATCTCCTTCCTCAACTGACAGTGAACAG TGATATGGAGGCCAGGATCTCCTCTCTGAATGAATCCCATGTCAGTTTGGTGAATAAAACCTGGAAATTTGGAGGTGATGAAAAAGGTTTCCAACTAATTAAATATCTCATAAGCCACTTCCCCACCTGTTGCATCACTGATGAAGAAGGCTGTCCAGTTTCTTGGGTGCTTCTATATGATTACTGTGCCATGGGGCTACTGTACACAGCCCCAGActacagggggaggggctataCCAAGATCCTGATAAGCACCATGGCAACAAGGCTCCATGCCCAAGGTTACCCTGTGTACTGCTTCATCGAGGAGGAGAACCAGCTGTCCTACAGGCTCTCTAAAAAACTGGGCTTTACTGAAGACCCCTCCTACAGGGCTGCCTGGTATGAGTTCAACTACTAA
- the LOC118218384 gene encoding glycine N-acyltransferase-like protein 3 isoform X2 has protein sequence MDDKKVVRHIQIRIRLKKMKILNKAELQQAGKVLQSHLPKSSKVYGYLFGMNRNKPHTLEVIVDSWPDFKTIICRPDPKNAHTLLYKNRLNFFSTDEKILKKMLTEDKVLDWNKYFRIGGFDIRHATMLKDVAATKGATFRQLILVHLLVLQDPNLLPQLTVNSDMEARISSLNESHVSLVNKTWKFGGDEKGFQLIKYLISHFPTCCITDEEGCPVSWVLLYDYCAMGLLYTAPDYRGRGYTKILISTMATRLHAQGYPVYCFIEEENQLSYRLSKKLGFTEDPSYRAAWYEFNY, from the exons ATGGATGACAAAAAAGTAGTTCGGCATATCCAAATTAGAATAAG GcttaaaaagatgaaaattttaaataaggCCGAATTACAGCAAGCGGGAAAGGTTCTGCAGTCACACTTACCAAAAAGCTCCAAG GTGTATGGATATCTGTTCGGTATGAATAGAAACAAACCACATACATTGGAGGTTATTGTAGACTCCTGGCctgattttaaaacaattatttgtcgACCAGACCCAAAG AATGCACATACTCTGCTTTACAAAAATCGACTGAATTTCTTCAGCACTGATGAGAAGATTCTTAAGAAAATGTTGACAGAAGACAAGGTCTTAGACTGGAATAAATACTTCAGAATTGGAG GGTTTGACATTCGTCATGCCACCATGTTGAAGGATGTCGCCGCCACAAAAGGCGCTACATTCAGACAGTTAATTCTAGTTCATCTCCTTGTGTTACAAGACCCAAATCTCCTTCCTCAACTGACAGTGAACAG TGATATGGAGGCCAGGATCTCCTCTCTGAATGAATCCCATGTCAGTTTGGTGAATAAAACCTGGAAATTTGGAGGTGATGAAAAAGGTTTCCAACTAATTAAATATCTCATAAGCCACTTCCCCACCTGTTGCATCACTGATGAAGAAGGCTGTCCAGTTTCTTGGGTGCTTCTATATGATTACTGTGCCATGGGGCTACTGTACACAGCCCCAGActacagggggaggggctataCCAAGATCCTGATAAGCACCATGGCAACAAGGCTCCATGCCCAAGGTTACCCTGTGTACTGCTTCATCGAGGAGGAGAACCAGCTGTCCTACAGGCTCTCTAAAAAACTGGGCTTTACTGAAGACCCCTCCTACAGGGCTGCCTGGTATGAGTTCAACTACTAA
- the LOC118218384 gene encoding glycine N-acyltransferase-like protein 3 isoform X3: protein MKILNKAELQQAGKVLQSHLPKSSKVYGYLFGMNRNKPHTLEVIVDSWPDFKTIICRPDPKNAHTLLYKNRLNFFSTDEKILKKMLTEDKVLDWNKYFRIGGFDIRHATMLKDVAATKGATFRQLILVHLLVLQDPNLLPQLTVNSDMEARISSLNESHVSLVNKTWKFGGDEKGFQLIKYLISHFPTCCITDEEGCPVSWVLLYDYCAMGLLYTAPDYRGRGYTKILISTMATRLHAQGYPVYCFIEEENQLSYRLSKKLGFTEDPSYRAAWYEFNY, encoded by the exons atgaaaattttaaataaggCCGAATTACAGCAAGCGGGAAAGGTTCTGCAGTCACACTTACCAAAAAGCTCCAAG GTGTATGGATATCTGTTCGGTATGAATAGAAACAAACCACATACATTGGAGGTTATTGTAGACTCCTGGCctgattttaaaacaattatttgtcgACCAGACCCAAAG AATGCACATACTCTGCTTTACAAAAATCGACTGAATTTCTTCAGCACTGATGAGAAGATTCTTAAGAAAATGTTGACAGAAGACAAGGTCTTAGACTGGAATAAATACTTCAGAATTGGAG GGTTTGACATTCGTCATGCCACCATGTTGAAGGATGTCGCCGCCACAAAAGGCGCTACATTCAGACAGTTAATTCTAGTTCATCTCCTTGTGTTACAAGACCCAAATCTCCTTCCTCAACTGACAGTGAACAG TGATATGGAGGCCAGGATCTCCTCTCTGAATGAATCCCATGTCAGTTTGGTGAATAAAACCTGGAAATTTGGAGGTGATGAAAAAGGTTTCCAACTAATTAAATATCTCATAAGCCACTTCCCCACCTGTTGCATCACTGATGAAGAAGGCTGTCCAGTTTCTTGGGTGCTTCTATATGATTACTGTGCCATGGGGCTACTGTACACAGCCCCAGActacagggggaggggctataCCAAGATCCTGATAAGCACCATGGCAACAAGGCTCCATGCCCAAGGTTACCCTGTGTACTGCTTCATCGAGGAGGAGAACCAGCTGTCCTACAGGCTCTCTAAAAAACTGGGCTTTACTGAAGACCCCTCCTACAGGGCTGCCTGGTATGAGTTCAACTACTAA